The Corynebacterium glaucum genome includes a region encoding these proteins:
- a CDS encoding helix-turn-helix transcriptional regulator — protein MKTIRVMRGLTQTRLAELAGVSRSLISNLERNDYNGARAADPTLSTVYRLAAALYVPPAALLPGAGELVGKPFVAQGLVREVEAAVEIALRWPNEPLDTARFHESYLRQGAPAAEPRFDDAVYRLP, from the coding sequence GTGAAAACGATCCGGGTGATGCGGGGGCTGACGCAGACGCGGCTGGCGGAGCTGGCGGGGGTCTCGCGAAGCCTGATCTCGAATCTGGAGCGCAATGATTACAACGGGGCTCGGGCAGCGGACCCGACCTTGAGCACGGTCTACCGCCTCGCCGCAGCGCTCTACGTGCCGCCGGCCGCGTTGCTGCCAGGCGCGGGGGAGCTGGTGGGCAAGCCGTTTGTGGCGCAGGGTTTGGTGCGGGAGGTTGAGGCCGCGGTGGAGATCGCTCTGCGGTGGCCGAACGAACCGCTGGACACGGCGCGGTTTCATGAGTCTTACCTGCGCCAAGGTGCCCCCGCGGCAGAGCCGCGGTTCGACGACGCGGTGTACCGCCTGCCGTAG
- a CDS encoding amidohydrolase has product MAEAISAGVDAWLGAHLDTVIGWRRHIHSHPELSNQEVDTTDFIVEVLAQHGLQAVRFPGTGCYVDIGPDGGERLAFRADIDALRVPEQTGLDFASIIPGISHACGHDVHTTVVLALACALASVDIPFGVRCIFQPAEEVMGGGALDVIEWGGLNGVAAIFALHVEPKLRVGQIGVRAGAITSAADVIRVRLDGPGGHTARPHLTSDVVYALGALATQLPALLSRRVDPRTGTVLVFGHVEAGDAPNAIPKQGLLAGTVRTADIGTWRALEDLLTDLIDLIVAPTGCTYQLDYIRGVPPVLNDDAATALAVEAGRAIDPHAIVAAPQSSGGEDFSWYLEHVPGTMVRLGAWDGKGEKPDLHQGNLLIDERAIGVGVRLFASIVEKYYAANHAERDSRHDIASE; this is encoded by the coding sequence GTGGCGGAGGCGATCTCGGCAGGCGTGGACGCGTGGTTGGGTGCGCACCTAGACACCGTCATTGGGTGGCGCCGCCACATCCACTCGCACCCGGAGCTGTCCAACCAAGAGGTGGACACGACCGACTTCATCGTTGAGGTGCTGGCCCAGCACGGGCTCCAGGCCGTGCGGTTTCCGGGGACCGGCTGTTACGTGGACATCGGGCCCGACGGCGGAGAGCGCCTGGCGTTTCGCGCGGACATCGACGCGCTTCGCGTGCCTGAGCAGACCGGGCTGGACTTCGCCTCGATCATCCCGGGCATTTCGCACGCGTGCGGCCACGACGTGCACACCACGGTGGTGCTTGCGCTCGCGTGCGCGCTGGCGTCGGTGGACATTCCTTTCGGCGTGCGCTGCATTTTCCAGCCGGCCGAGGAAGTGATGGGCGGCGGCGCGCTCGATGTCATCGAATGGGGTGGGCTGAACGGGGTCGCGGCGATCTTCGCGCTGCACGTGGAGCCGAAGCTGCGCGTGGGCCAGATCGGCGTGCGCGCCGGTGCGATCACCTCTGCCGCTGATGTGATCCGGGTGCGCCTCGACGGCCCCGGCGGGCACACTGCGCGGCCGCATTTGACCTCGGACGTGGTCTACGCGCTCGGCGCGTTGGCGACGCAGCTGCCCGCGCTGTTGTCGCGGCGCGTCGACCCGCGCACCGGCACTGTGCTGGTCTTCGGCCACGTCGAAGCGGGCGACGCGCCGAATGCGATCCCGAAGCAGGGACTGCTTGCCGGCACGGTGCGCACGGCGGACATCGGCACGTGGCGCGCGTTGGAGGATCTGCTCACCGACCTCATCGACCTCATCGTTGCGCCGACAGGCTGCACCTACCAGCTCGATTACATCCGCGGCGTGCCACCCGTGCTCAACGACGACGCCGCCACCGCACTCGCCGTCGAGGCCGGCCGCGCGATCGACCCGCACGCGATCGTCGCCGCACCGCAGTCGTCCGGCGGCGAGGACTTCTCCTGGTACCTCGAGCACGTCCCCGGCACCATGGTTCGTCTCGGTGCGTGGGACGGCAAGGGGGAAAAGCCAGACCTGCACCAGGGCAATTTGCTTATCGACGAACGCGCTATCGGCGTCGGAGTGCGACTCTTCGCCTCGATCGTGGAGAAGTACTACGCCGCAAACCACGCGGAGCGTGACTCCCGCCACGATATTGCCAGCGAATAG
- a CDS encoding NAD(P)H-quinone dehydrogenase, with protein sequence MSKKLVIMGGGPAGYEAALVASKYGADITLIEDQGAGGSAIRKDVVPSKGFIAGANIKTDLRRADDMGLNHGLGDASLSLSALNNRVVALAAEQSRDIYAQLDRVGVRILNGRARFASEQSGHTTHRVVAQLADGTEERIDCDMVLVCTGASPRVLKGAEPDGERILNWRQMYDLIEMPTHLIVVGSGVTGAEFVSAYAELGVPVTMVASRDRILPHDDADAADVLETVLQNLGVKLEKDARVDNVENTGEGVIVRTTDGREIEGSHVMMSIGSIPNTADLNLEAAGVEVTPSGHIHVDRVSRTNVAGIYAAGDCSDLMPLASVAAQQGRIAVDHALGEGVAPIRLKTVGNAVFTRPEIAAVGVTEQQIVDGEVEADIYKLPLATNARAKMRSLQHGFVKIFARKGSGVVIGGVIVAPTASELIHSITIAVTNNLTVRQLANSMAVYPSLSGSITEAARRLISRTDLD encoded by the coding sequence GTGTCCAAGAAACTCGTCATCATGGGTGGAGGCCCGGCAGGCTATGAGGCGGCGCTTGTCGCATCGAAGTACGGTGCGGACATCACACTGATTGAAGACCAGGGCGCGGGTGGCTCGGCGATTCGGAAGGACGTCGTGCCGTCAAAGGGGTTCATCGCCGGCGCGAACATTAAGACCGACCTGCGACGCGCCGACGACATGGGCCTGAACCACGGCCTGGGCGACGCATCGCTGTCCCTGTCGGCGTTGAACAACCGCGTGGTTGCGCTCGCCGCGGAACAGTCGCGCGACATTTATGCGCAGCTCGACCGTGTCGGCGTGCGAATTTTGAACGGTCGCGCGCGGTTCGCCAGCGAGCAGTCGGGCCACACCACCCATCGTGTGGTGGCACAGCTTGCCGACGGCACCGAGGAACGCATCGACTGCGACATGGTGCTGGTGTGCACCGGCGCGTCGCCGCGCGTACTCAAGGGCGCAGAGCCGGACGGCGAGCGCATCCTCAACTGGCGCCAGATGTACGACCTGATCGAGATGCCGACGCACCTCATCGTGGTCGGTTCCGGCGTGACCGGTGCCGAGTTCGTCTCCGCCTACGCGGAGCTCGGTGTGCCGGTGACCATGGTGGCTTCGCGCGACCGCATTCTCCCGCACGACGACGCGGACGCCGCAGACGTGCTGGAGACGGTGCTGCAGAACCTCGGCGTAAAGCTGGAGAAGGACGCCCGCGTGGACAACGTGGAAAACACCGGCGAGGGCGTCATCGTGCGCACCACCGACGGTCGCGAGATCGAAGGCTCCCACGTCATGATGTCCATTGGTTCCATCCCAAACACCGCCGACCTCAACCTTGAAGCGGCTGGCGTGGAGGTCACCCCGTCGGGCCACATTCACGTCGACCGCGTGTCGCGCACGAACGTGGCTGGCATCTACGCCGCCGGCGACTGCTCCGACCTCATGCCGCTTGCGTCGGTCGCAGCACAGCAGGGTCGCATCGCCGTCGACCACGCACTCGGCGAGGGCGTCGCCCCGATCCGCCTGAAGACGGTGGGCAACGCCGTGTTCACCCGTCCGGAGATCGCCGCAGTGGGTGTCACCGAGCAGCAGATTGTCGACGGCGAAGTCGAGGCCGACATCTACAAACTACCGCTGGCCACCAACGCGCGCGCGAAGATGCGCTCGCTGCAGCACGGCTTTGTAAAGATCTTTGCCCGCAAGGGGTCCGGCGTGGTTATCGGCGGCGTGATCGTCGCCCCGACCGCGTCCGAGCTCATCCACTCCATCACCATTGCGGTGACCAACAACCTCACCGTGCGCCAGCTGGCGAACTCGATGGCGGTTTACCCGTCGCTGTCCGGCTCCATCACCGAGGCGGCGCGCCGCCTGATCAGCCGCACCGATCTGGACTAG
- the upp gene encoding uracil phosphoribosyltransferase, producing the protein MDITVVNHPLAASRLTIMRDERSNNAAFRAALSDLGTMLIYEASRDLPVETFDTVTPVGTATGARLKTPPIIVPIIRAGLGMIDPALKMIPDAQVGFIGMARDEETHQPVPYLEALPEDLSGQPVFLVDPMLATGGSLIHAIDLLVERGADDITCVCMVSAQPGVDKLEAHGGPVRLVTATIDPALNEQAYIVPGLGDAGDRLYGPRNIEL; encoded by the coding sequence ATGGATATCACCGTTGTAAACCACCCGCTGGCCGCCTCTCGGCTGACCATAATGCGTGACGAGCGAAGCAACAACGCCGCCTTCCGTGCCGCACTTTCGGACCTGGGCACCATGCTGATCTACGAGGCTTCCCGCGATCTACCTGTAGAGACGTTTGACACCGTCACGCCGGTGGGCACCGCGACCGGCGCACGGCTGAAGACACCGCCGATCATCGTGCCGATTATCCGTGCAGGCCTGGGCATGATCGACCCAGCGCTGAAGATGATCCCGGACGCGCAGGTGGGATTCATCGGCATGGCCCGGGACGAAGAGACCCACCAGCCGGTGCCGTACCTTGAGGCGCTGCCGGAGGATCTGTCAGGTCAGCCTGTGTTCCTGGTCGACCCGATGCTGGCCACCGGCGGGTCGCTCATCCACGCCATCGACCTGCTCGTCGAGCGTGGGGCGGACGATATTACGTGTGTGTGTATGGTGAGCGCTCAACCGGGCGTCGATAAGCTTGAAGCTCATGGGGGACCGGTCCGGCTTGTGACTGCGACGATTGATCCTGCCCTGAACGAGCAGGCCTACATTGTGCCCGGCCTGGGTGATGCCGGCGACCGGTTGTACGGCCCGCGAAACATCGAGCTGTAA
- a CDS encoding short-chain fatty acyl-CoA regulator family protein, which yields MAKHYAGARIHTLRTHRGLTQVEMARKLGISTSYLNQLENDQRPLTVTVLLQLTRVFGVEASFFSPDAQQRTLGELAELLPSVADDELANFAHRFPSIAEAVLSIPSLIDASSSNPHLIVRDFFQDNENYFHDLDEAAERFALQAPSRQLRLTRLAAAFDRDFGYSVRFNQPSAGARSVVDKHAREIRLRAGLTEAQQTFELSYHYGRIAHASLIDAHVAQIGNEPARELGRHGLGQYFAAAVTMPYGEILTAAEATRYDIDMIAAQFGTGFESTCQRLGTLQRPGERAVPFVFVRTDRAGNISKRQSTTSFHFSQRGGTCPLWVVHRAFETSNRVTRQVSVMPDGRTYLWMARMVQGPPLGFGTPRQENAVALGCDAAYADRLVYADGLDLSPTSATPIGPGCETCPRSACPQRAFPAMVPTQ from the coding sequence TTGGCCAAGCATTATGCGGGGGCACGGATTCACACACTTCGCACGCACCGCGGTCTCACCCAGGTCGAGATGGCGCGCAAACTCGGCATCTCCACCAGCTACCTCAACCAGCTTGAGAACGATCAGCGTCCCCTGACAGTCACGGTGCTGCTGCAGCTGACCCGCGTCTTCGGGGTCGAGGCCTCCTTCTTCTCTCCCGACGCGCAGCAGCGCACCCTCGGCGAACTCGCAGAGCTGCTCCCGAGCGTCGCCGATGACGAACTCGCCAATTTCGCCCATCGGTTTCCATCCATCGCTGAGGCAGTCTTGAGCATTCCATCGCTTATCGACGCTTCGTCATCAAACCCCCACCTCATCGTCCGCGACTTTTTCCAGGACAACGAGAACTACTTCCACGACCTGGACGAGGCTGCGGAACGCTTCGCGCTCCAGGCGCCTTCGCGGCAGTTGCGGCTGACGCGTTTGGCCGCGGCGTTTGACCGGGATTTCGGCTACTCGGTGCGCTTTAACCAGCCAAGTGCGGGTGCAAGGTCAGTCGTCGATAAGCATGCTCGCGAGATTCGGCTGCGAGCCGGCCTGACTGAAGCCCAGCAGACCTTCGAGCTTTCCTACCACTATGGCCGCATCGCGCATGCGAGCTTGATTGATGCGCACGTGGCACAGATTGGGAACGAGCCAGCACGCGAGCTGGGCCGCCATGGGCTGGGGCAGTATTTTGCCGCGGCGGTAACCATGCCGTACGGCGAGATTCTTACCGCCGCCGAGGCGACGCGCTACGACATCGACATGATCGCGGCGCAGTTCGGCACCGGTTTTGAATCGACCTGCCAACGCCTGGGCACGCTGCAGCGACCCGGCGAGCGGGCAGTGCCTTTTGTGTTTGTGCGCACCGATCGGGCCGGCAACATCTCGAAGCGGCAGTCCACGACGTCGTTTCACTTCTCGCAGCGCGGCGGCACGTGCCCGCTGTGGGTGGTGCACCGCGCGTTCGAGACCTCGAACCGTGTGACCCGGCAGGTCTCCGTGATGCCGGATGGCCGGACGTATTTGTGGATGGCGCGCATGGTGCAGGGCCCGCCACTGGGGTTTGGCACCCCGCGGCAGGAAAATGCCGTCGCGCTTGGCTGCGATGCGGCGTACGCCGACCGGCTTGTCTATGCAGACGGACTTGACCTCTCCCCTACCTCGGCGACACCGATCGGTCCAGGATGCGAGACGTGCCCGCGCAGCGCCTGCCCGCAGCGCGCGTTCCCGGCGATGGTGCCGACGCAGTGA
- the prpB gene encoding methylisocitrate lyase: MFAPEKTPRERRQALRESLASETITKLPGAFNPLTARLIEDIGGFEGVYVSGAVLANDLGLPDIGLTTLTEVAHRGGQIARATNLPVLIDADTGFGEPMSAARTVAEFEAAGLAALHLEDQVNPKRCGHLDGKEVVPRDLMVRRITAAVRERHDDAFVICARTDAAGIEGIDEAIERAKAYADAGADMIFTEALYSEADFEQFRAAVDIPLLANMTEFGKTDLIPAPRLEELGYNAVIWPVTTFRLAMGQAEEMLRDMAQTGTQEPWLDKMQHRSRLYELVRYDEYNQFDQSVFTYSKDTYQSTFQTESE, translated from the coding sequence ATGTTCGCGCCGGAAAAGACTCCACGTGAGCGTCGTCAAGCATTGCGCGAATCGCTTGCCAGCGAGACGATCACCAAGCTTCCGGGTGCTTTCAACCCGCTGACCGCGCGCCTGATTGAGGATATCGGCGGGTTCGAGGGTGTCTACGTCTCGGGTGCCGTGCTGGCCAACGACCTCGGCCTGCCGGACATCGGCCTGACCACCCTCACTGAGGTGGCGCACCGCGGTGGCCAAATTGCCCGTGCGACGAACCTGCCGGTGCTCATCGACGCCGACACCGGCTTTGGCGAGCCGATGTCCGCCGCGCGCACCGTTGCAGAGTTTGAGGCTGCCGGCCTCGCGGCGCTGCACCTGGAGGACCAGGTGAACCCGAAGCGCTGCGGCCACCTCGACGGTAAAGAAGTCGTGCCGCGCGATCTTATGGTGCGACGCATCACCGCCGCTGTGCGCGAGCGCCACGACGACGCGTTTGTCATCTGTGCCCGCACCGACGCCGCCGGCATCGAAGGCATCGACGAAGCCATCGAGCGCGCCAAGGCCTACGCCGACGCGGGCGCGGACATGATCTTCACCGAGGCGCTGTACTCGGAGGCCGACTTCGAGCAGTTCCGCGCCGCTGTCGACATCCCGCTGCTGGCGAACATGACCGAGTTCGGCAAGACCGACCTCATCCCCGCCCCGCGCCTTGAAGAGCTCGGCTACAACGCCGTGATCTGGCCGGTGACCACCTTCCGCCTGGCGATGGGCCAGGCCGAGGAAATGCTGCGCGACATGGCCCAGACCGGCACCCAGGAGCCGTGGCTGGACAAGATGCAGCACCGCTCCCGCCTCTACGAGCTCGTCCGCTACGACGAGTACAACCAGTTCGACCAGTCAGTCTTCACCTACTCGAAGGACACCTACCAGTCCACGTTCCAGACGGAATCCGAGTAG
- a CDS encoding bifunctional 2-methylcitrate synthase/citrate synthase, which produces MTEPDIRKGLNGVVADYTAVSKVNPETNSLLYRGYPVQELAEHCTFEEVAYLLWNGELPNEQELADFRGGCMANRDIDEELIQVINFLPKDCHPMDVLRTAVSYLGTHDPEKFTTDAAHLQSIGRQLLAKLPTIVATDIRRRQGKEYIAPSKEKGFSENFLWMVFGDDEKSPANIPSDIEAFEKTMILYAEHSFNASTFTARTIASTMSDGWSAITGAIGALKGPLHGGANEFVMHHMEEIGDPAKAEEWCLNKLKNKELVMGFGHRVYKKGDSRVPTMEAAFKKLAAEHPEKDSQKWVEMYDIMAKTMYENTSINIRPNLDFPSGPAYYILGFDIEFFTPLFVMSRITGWTAHIIEQFENNSLIRPLSAYNGPDERHVEK; this is translated from the coding sequence ATGACCGAGCCAGATATCCGCAAGGGCCTCAACGGCGTTGTCGCCGACTACACCGCTGTGTCCAAGGTCAACCCGGAGACGAACTCCCTGCTCTACCGCGGTTACCCGGTCCAGGAGCTCGCGGAACACTGCACCTTCGAAGAGGTCGCGTACCTGCTGTGGAACGGCGAGCTGCCGAACGAGCAGGAGCTCGCGGACTTCCGCGGCGGATGCATGGCCAACCGCGACATCGACGAGGAATTGATCCAGGTCATCAACTTCCTGCCGAAGGACTGCCACCCGATGGACGTCCTGCGCACCGCCGTGAGCTACCTGGGCACCCACGACCCGGAGAAGTTCACCACCGACGCCGCGCACCTGCAGTCCATCGGCCGCCAGCTGCTGGCCAAGCTCCCGACCATCGTGGCCACCGACATTCGCCGCCGCCAGGGCAAGGAGTACATCGCCCCGTCCAAGGAGAAGGGCTTCTCCGAAAACTTCCTTTGGATGGTCTTCGGCGACGACGAAAAGTCCCCGGCGAACATCCCGTCCGACATTGAGGCGTTTGAGAAGACCATGATCCTCTACGCCGAGCACTCCTTCAACGCGTCCACCTTCACAGCCCGCACCATCGCGTCGACGATGTCGGACGGCTGGTCTGCGATCACCGGCGCTATCGGCGCGCTGAAGGGCCCGCTGCACGGCGGCGCGAACGAGTTCGTCATGCACCACATGGAAGAGATCGGCGACCCGGCGAAGGCAGAGGAGTGGTGCCTAAACAAGCTCAAGAACAAGGAGCTTGTCATGGGCTTCGGCCACCGCGTGTACAAGAAGGGCGACTCCCGCGTACCCACCATGGAGGCCGCGTTCAAGAAGCTCGCCGCCGAGCACCCGGAGAAGGACTCCCAGAAGTGGGTCGAGATGTACGACATCATGGCGAAGACCATGTACGAGAACACCTCGATCAACATCCGCCCGAACCTGGACTTCCCGTCCGGCCCGGCGTACTACATCCTCGGTTTCGACATCGAGTTCTTCACCCCGCTGTTCGTTATGTCCCGCATCACCGGCTGGACCGCGCACATCATCGAGCAGTTCGAGAACAACTCGCTGATCCGCCCGCTGTCCGCCTACAACGGCCCGGACGAGCGCCATGTAGAAAAGTAA
- the prpD gene encoding 2-methylcitrate dehydratase PrpD, which produces MIEHEVRTRKSAEDFPIEEHLAYKIAQVAADPVEVPEDTKEMIINRIIDNASAAVASYARRPVTTARVMAEAHPVQENGAQVFGIDGAYSAEWAAFANGTAVRELDYHDTFLAAEYSHPGDNIPPILAVAQHKGLDGKALIRGIATGYEIQVNLVKGISLHEFKIDHVAHLGPSAAAGIGTMLDLDVDTIYQAVGQALHTTTATRQSRKGLISSWKASAPAFAGKMAIEAVDRAMRGEGAPAPIWEGEDGVIAWMLHSPERTYTVPLPEPGEGKRAILDTYTKEHSAEYQAQAPIDLARRIKATIEEQGKSTADIESIVLHTSHHTHYVIGTGANDPQKMDPTASRETLDHSIMYMFAVALEDGTWHHVDSYLPERAGRPETVELWHKISTVEDEEWTRRYHSTDPNEKAFGAKAVITFNDGSVIEDEMAVADAHPLGARPFTRDNYINKFRTLAEGIVDQAEQDRFLEAVQNLENLTDLCELNIVVNEAARAEAPEIPGGIF; this is translated from the coding sequence ATGATTGAGCACGAGGTACGCACGCGTAAGTCCGCCGAGGACTTCCCGATTGAAGAGCACCTGGCCTACAAGATCGCCCAAGTCGCCGCCGATCCGGTCGAGGTGCCGGAAGACACCAAGGAAATGATCATCAACCGCATCATCGACAACGCGTCGGCCGCGGTTGCCTCCTACGCGCGCCGTCCGGTCACCACCGCCCGCGTGATGGCAGAGGCGCACCCGGTGCAGGAAAACGGTGCGCAGGTCTTCGGCATCGACGGCGCGTACTCCGCGGAGTGGGCGGCGTTCGCGAACGGCACCGCCGTGCGCGAGCTTGATTACCACGACACCTTCCTGGCTGCGGAGTACTCCCACCCGGGCGACAACATTCCGCCGATCCTCGCCGTCGCGCAGCACAAGGGGCTCGACGGCAAGGCGCTCATCCGCGGCATCGCTACCGGCTACGAGATCCAGGTCAACCTGGTCAAGGGCATCTCCCTGCACGAGTTCAAGATCGACCACGTCGCGCACCTCGGCCCGTCGGCCGCGGCCGGCATCGGCACCATGCTCGATCTGGACGTGGACACCATCTACCAGGCAGTCGGCCAGGCGCTGCACACCACGACTGCGACTCGCCAGTCCCGCAAGGGCCTGATCTCCTCTTGGAAGGCATCCGCTCCGGCTTTCGCCGGCAAGATGGCCATCGAGGCGGTTGACCGCGCGATGCGCGGCGAAGGCGCACCGGCGCCGATCTGGGAAGGCGAGGATGGCGTCATCGCTTGGATGCTGCACTCCCCGGAGCGCACCTACACGGTTCCCCTGCCTGAGCCTGGCGAAGGCAAGCGCGCAATCCTGGACACCTACACTAAGGAGCACTCCGCCGAGTACCAGGCGCAGGCTCCGATCGACCTCGCGCGCCGCATCAAGGCCACCATCGAAGAGCAGGGCAAGTCCACCGCGGACATCGAGTCCATCGTGCTGCACACCTCGCACCACACCCACTACGTGATCGGCACCGGCGCGAATGACCCGCAGAAGATGGATCCGACGGCATCCCGCGAGACGCTGGACCACTCCATCATGTACATGTTCGCCGTTGCGCTTGAAGACGGCACCTGGCACCACGTGGATTCCTACCTGCCGGAGCGTGCGGGCCGCCCGGAAACCGTGGAGCTGTGGCACAAGATCTCCACCGTCGAGGACGAGGAGTGGACCCGCCGCTACCACTCCACCGACCCGAACGAGAAGGCATTTGGCGCTAAAGCCGTCATCACCTTCAACGACGGCTCCGTCATCGAGGACGAGATGGCTGTGGCCGACGCGCACCCGCTCGGTGCCCGCCCGTTTACGCGCGACAACTACATCAACAAATTCCGCACCCTGGCCGAGGGCATCGTCGACCAGGCGGAACAGGACCGCTTCCTTGAGGCCGTGCAGAATCTGGAGAACCTCACCGACCTGTGCGAGCTCAACATCGTGGTCAATGAAGCTGCGCGCGCTGAGGCGCCGGAGATCCCGGGAGGTATCTTCTAA